The Actinomadura sp. WMMB 499 genome includes a window with the following:
- a CDS encoding 50S ribosomal protein L11 methyltransferase yields MLLLRPPGVYRPQADTALLADVLTRAGIAAGARVLDVGTGTGSVAVAAARCGAREVVAVDVAAGAVLAARVNARLRNLPVRVLRGDLFAPVAGSGST; encoded by the coding sequence GTGCTGCTGTTGAGGCCGCCGGGCGTGTACCGGCCGCAGGCCGACACCGCGCTGCTGGCGGACGTGCTGACCCGCGCGGGGATCGCGGCCGGAGCCCGGGTCCTGGACGTGGGCACCGGGACGGGCTCGGTGGCGGTGGCGGCCGCGCGCTGCGGAGCCCGCGAGGTCGTCGCGGTGGACGTGGCGGCGGGCGCGGTGCTGGCCGCCCGGGTCAACGCGCGGCTGCGGAACCTCCCGGTGCGGGTGCTGCGCGGCGACCTGTTCGCCCCGGTCGCGGGGAGCGGTTCGACGTGA
- a CDS encoding CDGSH iron-sulfur domain-containing protein, with product MTAGDGRPDRRRVRPVPGGPVLVEGPVEVELEDGRVVVSDRFTVALCVCRRSRAYPFCDASHRRRPRRARSPRGTGTGGAGAGAEDGGNERPR from the coding sequence ATGACGGCAGGCGACGGGCGGCCTGACCGGCGCCGGGTGCGGCCGGTCCCGGGCGGCCCCGTCCTGGTGGAGGGGCCGGTCGAGGTGGAGCTCGAGGACGGCCGCGTCGTGGTGTCGGACCGCTTCACGGTGGCGCTGTGCGTCTGCCGCCGCAGCCGCGCCTACCCGTTCTGCGACGCCAGCCACCGCCGCCGACCCCGCCGGGCGCGGTCCCCGCGCGGCACCGGCACCGGCGGAGCCGGAGCCGGTGCCGAGGACGGCGGGAACGAGCGGCCCCGCTGA
- a CDS encoding TetR/AcrR family transcriptional regulator, translating to MTRSTVVRDHVRAGILDAAASVLAERGEQASMADIARAAGVARATLDRYFPDRGALLRSLYETAFADLTARLADADLDSVSTEEAIARMTRATIAAISRYRALGLLDKGPGEARRVDARLVGPLRAVFERGAADGSLRGDLPVHTLAELYFSLLEGVVSRVVRQRMGVEEAAAAVTALFLTGALARPVR from the coding sequence ATGACCAGGAGCACGGTGGTGCGCGACCACGTCCGCGCGGGGATCCTCGACGCGGCGGCCTCGGTGCTCGCCGAACGCGGCGAGCAGGCGAGCATGGCCGACATCGCGCGGGCCGCGGGCGTCGCCCGCGCGACCCTGGACCGGTACTTCCCTGACCGCGGCGCGCTGCTGCGCTCCCTCTACGAGACGGCGTTCGCCGACCTGACCGCACGGCTGGCCGACGCCGACCTCGACAGCGTCTCCACCGAGGAGGCGATCGCCCGGATGACCCGCGCGACGATCGCCGCGATCAGCCGGTACCGGGCGCTGGGGCTGCTCGACAAAGGCCCCGGGGAGGCCCGCCGCGTCGACGCCCGCCTCGTCGGGCCGCTGCGCGCGGTGTTCGAGCGCGGCGCCGCCGACGGGTCCCTGCGCGGCGACCTGCCCGTCCACACTCTCGCCGAGCTGTACTTCAGCCTGCTGGAGGGCGTGGTGTCGCGCGTCGTCCGGCAGCGGATGGGCGTGGAGGAGGCCGCCGCGGCCGTCACCGCCCTCTTCCTGACCGGCGCCCTGGCCCGCCCCGTCCGCTGA
- a CDS encoding iron-containing redox enzyme family protein, giving the protein MSADPYGEDLQLALHVCYELHYRGYAGVDPDWEWDPELLRLRGALETVFLDALRTGTAPPASGGREARAELEDVLGGLLEEPDGNGGVAGHLRDAGERWQLLEHAAHRSVYHLKEADPHAWAIPRLQGRAKTALVAVEHDEFGGGRADRIHAGLYADLLEDLGLDPSYGAYVDAAPAPMLATVTMMSCFGLHRALRGALVGHFAAAEITTPPAARAMVGALDRLGAGPRARLFYTEHIEADAVHEQVLRHDVIGGLLAAEPELAADVTFGVRATGLLEDRLAAHLLEAWRARPPRSSLRRPLPPAARTGPGAG; this is encoded by the coding sequence GTGTCCGCCGACCCCTACGGCGAGGATCTGCAGCTGGCGCTGCACGTCTGCTACGAACTGCACTATCGCGGTTACGCCGGCGTCGATCCGGACTGGGAGTGGGACCCCGAACTGCTGCGGCTGCGCGGCGCGCTGGAGACGGTCTTCCTCGACGCCCTGCGCACCGGCACCGCACCGCCCGCCAGCGGCGGGCGCGAAGCGCGGGCGGAGCTGGAGGACGTCCTGGGCGGGCTGCTGGAGGAACCGGACGGCAACGGCGGCGTCGCGGGGCATCTGCGCGACGCCGGCGAGCGGTGGCAGCTTCTGGAGCACGCAGCGCACCGCTCCGTCTACCACCTGAAGGAGGCCGACCCGCACGCCTGGGCGATCCCGCGGCTGCAGGGCCGGGCCAAGACGGCGCTGGTCGCGGTCGAGCACGACGAGTTCGGCGGCGGCCGCGCCGACCGCATCCACGCCGGCCTGTACGCCGACCTCCTGGAGGACCTGGGGCTGGACCCGTCCTACGGCGCCTACGTCGACGCGGCACCCGCCCCGATGCTGGCGACCGTCACCATGATGTCGTGCTTCGGGCTGCACCGGGCGCTTCGCGGAGCCCTCGTCGGGCATTTCGCCGCCGCCGAGATCACCACGCCGCCCGCGGCGCGCGCGATGGTGGGGGCGCTGGACCGGCTGGGCGCCGGGCCGCGGGCACGGCTGTTCTACACCGAGCACATCGAGGCCGACGCCGTCCACGAGCAGGTGCTGCGGCACGACGTGATCGGCGGGCTCCTGGCGGCCGAACCGGAACTGGCGGCGGACGTGACGTTCGGAGTGCGGGCCACGGGACTGCTGGAGGACCGGCTGGCCGCGCACCTGCTGGAGGCCTGGCGGGCCCGCCCGCCGCGTTCGTCGCTGCGGCGCCCCCTCCCGCCGGCGGCCCGCACCGGCCCCGGAGCCGGGTGA